TGATCGCGGGCACCAACGCTGTCGAATTGCGTGAAACTGCTACTGGCGATATTATCATCGTTCCTTATTCAAAAGTGGTAGCAGTTCAATAAAGGGAGGATCTTTCTGATGACATTTGAACAAATGCTTGCAAGTTTTATCGGAAGTACGGTTGAGGTTGTCGTTGTAAATGATATACTGACAGGCACTTTGCTTTCCGTCAACTCTAGTACATTAACACTCCAAACCTCTCCTGTTACCTATTATGGGCCGGGCACTGAAACGATTGTGACATTAAGCTCGATCGATTATGTTCGGGTTCCCGCCGCATAAGATTTTGGGTTGTAAAAAGAAACGAGGTTCCCCTGACAAGGAGAGCCTCTTTTCTTTCACGATTCTCAACAATCCACACACAAAAATATTCAGTTAAAATTTTTGGACGGTGAGCAAATTGTATAATTTGACCAATTTAACAGAACATTCCTATCGCATGTTGTTTTTTCAACAGGCTCTACCCTTGCATCAATTTCTTACACAAATGACTGAAATATTGAATACGATAAAAACCGAATGGGTATTGTGGCCGCCTTTTTGGGAAGTGTGGCGCGTCAACAATGCTGCAGCATTGGAGTCCTTGCTTAAAGAAATACCTCCAACTGTAACGATTGCATCGATTTCCAATCATTTCCCCAACTTGGAACATTCTTCATTGCTGCGTAATCCCCTATTATCAAATGAGCCAATCTTGTGGAGAAACGATTGGTTAAAGAAGCAACTGGCCATTTACGATCGACACATACCTGATAAGTCCTATATCCCTTACGACATCGCTCTCAATACAAATACAACGATCCATTATAGCATGGAAACGTATCAACGTTTCGGATTGACAAAGCTATTTCAAAGCCAGACGGTGAATGCTCGCCGAACTGCAGAACACAAACTGATTCTCCCTATTCTCCGGCAGCAGACAGAAACCAATACAAGCTATGCGATCTTAACCCGACAGCCTAAAATCAGCATCGTAATTTGCGCATATAATGAATCGTCCCGCATCGGCTGGGCCATACGTTCTGTCCTCAAACAAACATATGCCAACTGGGAGCTGATCGTAATCGACGATGGCTCCACGGATGGCACACATGCTGTAGTTGAATCTTTTCCAGATCACCGCATCAAGCTGAAACGATTAGCTGCGAACCGCGGCAAAGCATTTGCATTGAATGATGCTCTGACGATGGTTGAAGGTTCCTATATGCTCGAACTTGATGCAGATGATTGGATACCACCGGAGTCCATACGCGAGTTTGTAAATGTATTGCCCGATATTGACGACACGGTCGCAATACTGACAAGCAACTACTTCCGCTGGCGGAGGAGCATGAAAGGCCGGCTGTCCTATGAAGGAGTCGAACCATCTGCGCAGCTGGAAGTTGCGCAGAATCGGGCGAAACCCATTATACCCCGGTTCTACCGGACGCAAGCGTTGCAAACGCTAAACGGATGGCCAATCCTGGACGGCCCTCTTTCCCGTTTATATGAGGATATTGCCATATGCCTGCGTTTACAGAAAACGTATCAAATACATTCCATCGATAAACCACTCTACCATCGTGTGATTCGGCCGACAAGCATCAGCCAAACGAATCAATCAAACTATACGAAATGGCTGAAAAACTACAATGAGCTTTTTCCATCCACAGATTGCGAATCGTAAATAATATATTGACGCCGGATAAGATAATCGAGAATCCTGGATGCACTTTCTGCCGGTGTTTCACGATCTGTTTGCACGATAATATCCGGATTTTCCGGTTCTTCGAATGTATCAGAAATTCCGGTGAAATGTTGAATCTCTCCATTCAACGCTTTTTTGTACAAGTGTTTTACATCTCTCCGGATACATTCTTCCAAAGAACATTTTACGTAAACTTCAATGAAAGAGCCGATTTCTCGCCGGCAATATTCACGCAACTTCTGATAGGGGGATATAAAAGAAGCCAGAACGATAACATCATTGCGAGTCAGCAATTTTGCAACATATGCGGCCCTTTCAATATTTTTTTGCCGATCTTCTTTTAAAAACCCCAATTCTTTCGAAAGATATTGGCGAATCTCATCACCATCCAATACTTCTACACGAAACCCTGACTTTGACAATTCGGTTTCTACCAAACGACTAATTGTCGTTTTTCCGGCACCGGAAAGTCCTGTAAGCCATACGGTAACACCCTTTTGCATTGCTTCACATCCTCAAACTATCAGTGTATTCATGTCTTACTATTTTATGTGAGTCTATCCTGCGATGATACCATGGATATCAAAAATGATGCTTCTATACGCGTTTCAGGCAATTGAATATAGCTAACATACACGAATTTCCATTCGTTTGGTCAAAATTGGATTGTTATTCTGTCAACATCTCCTTCCTATCAACATAAGAAATAAGAGGGAAAGGGAAGTCTTTATTCTTGCTTAAAAATTTTGGAATGATTGATTTGAATTTCATACACATTCGAGAAATGAAAGTATTTAGGCATGATTGGAAAGTGAGGCAAGCAGATGTATGATGTCGGTATTGTAATGCCCGTCTATATTCAAAATCCCGTCTATTTGCGAAGTGCAATCCGATCGATTCTCATGCAAAGCTATGCGAAATTTACATTGGTGATCGTATTGGATGGGGTACCAAGCGAAACAAAAAAATTGATTCAAGAAGAGACGAAAGGGGATCACCGTGTACAAATTATTGTCAAGAAAGAAAATCAAGGTATTGCAAAAGCCTTGAATGCCGGATTTGACCAATTGCTGCAGCAATCGGATATCGAGTACTTCACTTGGATCTCAAGCGACAATATTTACTATCCGATGTTCATAGGAACATTGCGGGATGCTTTAAAAGAGGCTCCTAGAAATGTAGGGCTCGTGTACAGCAGCTTTCGGCATATTGACTTGGAAGGCAATTGTATGCAAAGTGAACAGGATTTGGTCAACTTCCGCAAATCTCTGGAAAAACCGAAAGAGTATCTGTTGGATGTTGATTTTATCGGTGTTTCGTTTATGTACAAAAAACAATATGCGGCGTTGCTCGATGGATATGTTCTGGAACCTGTTGAAGATTATGAGTATTGGCTCCGTTTAACGGAGCACTGCGATATAAAATACGTTCCTTTGGAGTTGATAGATTATCGTGTTGATTCCACACACAGCGTATCCGCTCAACTGCATAGCTCAAAGGAACAGCACCGTCGTTGGCGATACGCATTTAACCTGGCAAAGCATCTGGCGCGAATCAGGCGCAAAATTCCATTTGAAGTCACCGTCATTTTTCCGGTCAGCGACAACACATATGAAACCATTCAGAAATTGGATACACTATTGGATCAATCGGCATACCCACCCTTTTATAGCAATTATAAAATAGAAATTTATGATTTGACACCAGACACTTCAGCAATTCCAGTCCTTCGGCCGATTTCCGATCCTAGAATTACATTCCATGCCATGCCGAACAGGAATGAAAAAGAAGTGCTTGCGGCCGCTGTTCAAAACATCACCACCCCGTTCACCATGCTCTATGGAAAGGAGAAGTTCCCTTCAAACCCATATGTCTTCTATAATCTGATCTTGAAACATCACCAACTCTCCAAAATTCCTCAATATTATAAAGATGTAATAGCAACGTTTGAAAAATATCCTGGAGTCATCAGCTACCGAAGAAGCTCCGAAGATGGAGTGCCGATTTCCGGCGATTTGTATCAAACAAATACATTGCAGCAAATGGCAAAAAATAATAACAGTCGTGCAATAGCAAAACATATGATTGCTTTGCCAAAAATACTGGTCAATTCTGTACCAAAAAGCGGTACAAATTTATTAACGCAGATTATTCAAGGAATACCCGGAATGGAACAAGATCGTTTAGATTTTTATTATCATGATGAAAACTACAGCTTTCATGAAAATTACCGGGAATTGCTGAAAATTCAATCAGGGCAATTTGCAGTCGGCCATATTCCTTATCATTCCAATCTTGCCGTTGAATGCAAGCAACGCTTGATCAAGCAAATTATGATTTACCGCGATTTGCGGGATGTAGCAGTTTCCTGGAGCCATTTCATAAGTACAATGCAGCAGCATCCGCTCTATCCGGCTTTTCAAAATCGCATAAAAAGCCGCGAACAACGATTGCTTGCTATCATTAGAGGAACAAAACTGCTGCCAATGGAAATTCCGAACGGCTATGAAGGCGACACATATCCAAACATTTATGAAGAATTCAAACCGATTTACGATTGGATGCACTCTCCGGACATTTGTTCTGTCAGATATGAAGATCTCATGAAAAACGAAATCTCCAGATATACTACTTTGTTAAAAATTGTCGAGTTTTTGTGGAGCGATTTAAAACAATTGCAGCTGGAAAAACACGATATCGTACGATTCATGGAACAAAATATAAATCCAGAGCGATCTGCAACATATCGGCAAGGCAAGATTGGAAGCTGGCGTGAAGAGTTTAACCAGGAACATAAAGAGGCGTTTAAAAGAATTGCCGGAAATTTTTTATTGGAACTTGGTTATGAAACCGATCCGGATTGGTAAATCGATTGTTTCCCAAGTCCGATTTGTGAATCCGTTTGAATATCCCTTTGAATAAAGAAACTAGCATGTGTTTCTGCTTACATGCTAGTTTCTTTACGTTTTTTTGCATCTGACATGCTGTCAAGAATTCAGCGAATGAATCAACCGAACTTATACGTAATCCCGTATCCGCCTTTTGGATACACCCATTCGATATTGTAATCCGGGCACCCGATGCGGCACGTTCCACATTCAATACAGTTTTCAAATGCGACATGTGTCATGTCATCCGCCCAATGGTATACATCTGCGGGACAAAAATAATTGCATTCCTTCGTGGAACAATTCATGCATACGTTTTGATCTTTAATGATCAAATGGGAAATATCATCCACTTTGTAGCGAATGGTAAACAATTTTTCTTCTATCGATTGTTTGCGCTCTTCTGCAGCACTCATCCGTTCATCGCCCTCCACCCCTTATAGCCTAACCGCAACAGATTCCATGTACCGCCTGCTGCTTCTTTCAACTGCTGCAATGCCAGCTTTTGTTTTTCCGCTTTTGATACGCCATCGACGAGCAGCATCTGATATGCGGCCTGATTCAGCGCAAGCGGCAATTTGTTAAAGAGCAGTTCAGGGTCTGCTTCCTTCAAGAGACCATGCAATCCCTGATATTTTTTCAGATCGGCATGAATAAAGGAATTGCGAAGTTTCTCATCGTATTGGCGCAACGTTTGATGCGTAAAGTCGCCCTTTTTATGTGCTTCTATTGCCGCTTCACCTGCAAAACGTCCGGATGTCATGGCAAGATTCGTACCTTCACGATGGACAAAATTGACCAATTGTGCCGCATCGCCGCAAACCATCCAGCCGGAGCCACTTAATTGCGGTACGGAACGCAAACCGCCTTCCGGGATCAAATGCCCGGCATATTCTTGCGTTTCACCGCCTTGAATCAGCTTGCGGATCATCGGATGCTTCTTGATGTTCTCCAATAGCTCATAAGGCTTTACCCGAGACTTTTTGAGATCACTGACCATAACCCCGACACCGAATGAAATCGTGTCTTTATTGGTATACAAGAAACCCATGCCAGCCATGCCAGGCGTTGTTTCGCCGACAAATTCAATCGTTACGCCTTCATCTCCTTCAAGACCAAAGCGATCTTGAATTTTTTCCTTCGGCAGTTGTATCATCTCTTTGACTGCAAGTGAAACTTCATCCGGCTGCCATTCTTTATGAATGCCTAATTTCTTGCCGATTAAGGAGTTGACACCGTCAGCCACGATCACGACATCCGCATACAAATCGCCGTCTTCCCGATCGGTTTTGACTCCGACGACCCGGTCGCCCTCTTTGATCAATTCCAACGCTACCGTCTCATAGATTGGAATGGCACCCGCCTGCTCTGCTTTCCCGGCAAACCATTGGTCAAATTTTACGCGCATTCCCGTCCAGCAGTTATAAGGTTCTTTGTACGCTTCATTCCTGTGGCCCATTGTAAAAGCGGATTCCCGTCCCATCAACCACAATCGCTGTTCAACAATGTGGCGTTCCAACGGCGCTTCTTTCCAAAATTCCGGGACGATATCCTCCAGCTGCTTCCTGTATATAACGCCGCCAAATATGTTTTTGGCTCCCGGAAACTCTCCGCGCTCCAGTAGAATGACTGACATGCCCGCACGAGCCATTGTTAATGCTGCAGCACTTCCAGCAGGTCCAGCACCGATTACGATTGCGTCAAATTTTTCATTAGCCACGAGCTTTAACCTCCTCTAGAGCTGCTGCGGATTCTTTTTTAAACGGCACCGCCCGTTTCATCCGGACAGCCTCGATAATTGCAGGTACTATGTGAAACAAATCACCCACAATCCCATAATTGGCCAGTTTAAAAATCGGCGCATTCGGGTCCCGGTTGATCGCCACAATCACATCGGAGTTTTGCATGCCTACGATATGTTGTACTGCTCCGGAAATGCCGATGGCAAAGTATAGTTTGGGACGTACCGTAAATCCGGTTTGCCCTACCTGGTGATCATGATCGATCCAGCCGGCATCAACAGCCGCACGGGATGCGCCGACAACTCCACCGAGCTCGTCAGCCAGTTGTTGAAGCAATTTAAACCCTTCAGGGCCGCCCAGGCCTTTCCCGCCGGAAACGATGATTTCTGCATCCTCCAGATTGATTCGCTTCTCGTCCTGGATAAAATCCAAGACACGTGTCGCGATTTCCGATTCTGTCATCGGGTTGGAAATCTTGATTAACTCGCCTGTGCGAGATGTATCCTTTGGCAATGCTTCAAAAACACCTGCACGCGCTGTCGCCATTTGCGGCTTATACTGCTTGCAAAGAATGGTTGCGACCATTTTTTCCGAGAAAGCAGGGCGGCTTGCCAATAAGAGCCTGCTGGGATCCGGTTCCACGTCCAACTCCGTGCAATCGGCCGTCAATCCTGTCGGCAAGTGTGTGGCAATGGCGCCTGCCAAGTCGCGTCCGGTATACGTCGCTCCGATGAGTACGATCTCAGGCTTATATTCTTCAATCACATGCAAACACACACGACTATATGGCCGCGTCCGGTAATCTTTCAATTCCGGAGCATCACACCAGTAGACTTTATCAGCCCCATAATAAAA
Above is a window of Fodinisporobacter ferrooxydans DNA encoding:
- the cysC gene encoding adenylyl-sulfate kinase, with the translated sequence MQKGVTVWLTGLSGAGKTTISRLVETELSKSGFRVEVLDGDEIRQYLSKELGFLKEDRQKNIERAAYVAKLLTRNDVIVLASFISPYQKLREYCRREIGSFIEVYVKCSLEECIRRDVKHLYKKALNGEIQHFTGISDTFEEPENPDIIVQTDRETPAESASRILDYLIRRQYIIYDSQSVDGKSSL
- a CDS encoding glycosyltransferase gives rise to the protein MYDVGIVMPVYIQNPVYLRSAIRSILMQSYAKFTLVIVLDGVPSETKKLIQEETKGDHRVQIIVKKENQGIAKALNAGFDQLLQQSDIEYFTWISSDNIYYPMFIGTLRDALKEAPRNVGLVYSSFRHIDLEGNCMQSEQDLVNFRKSLEKPKEYLLDVDFIGVSFMYKKQYAALLDGYVLEPVEDYEYWLRLTEHCDIKYVPLELIDYRVDSTHSVSAQLHSSKEQHRRWRYAFNLAKHLARIRRKIPFEVTVIFPVSDNTYETIQKLDTLLDQSAYPPFYSNYKIEIYDLTPDTSAIPVLRPISDPRITFHAMPNRNEKEVLAAAVQNITTPFTMLYGKEKFPSNPYVFYNLILKHHQLSKIPQYYKDVIATFEKYPGVISYRRSSEDGVPISGDLYQTNTLQQMAKNNNSRAIAKHMIALPKILVNSVPKSGTNLLTQIIQGIPGMEQDRLDFYYHDENYSFHENYRELLKIQSGQFAVGHIPYHSNLAVECKQRLIKQIMIYRDLRDVAVSWSHFISTMQQHPLYPAFQNRIKSREQRLLAIIRGTKLLPMEIPNGYEGDTYPNIYEEFKPIYDWMHSPDICSVRYEDLMKNEISRYTTLLKIVEFLWSDLKQLQLEKHDIVRFMEQNINPERSATYRQGKIGSWREEFNQEHKEAFKRIAGNFLLELGYETDPDW
- a CDS encoding electron transfer flavoprotein subunit alpha/FixB family protein → MAERKKTDPVVQDLPDFSEYRGVMIVIEQRDGIAKKVSWQLLGRGRKLADKLETELSALVIGDHVENLAKEAFYYGADKVYWCDAPELKDYRTRPYSRVCLHVIEEYKPEIVLIGATYTGRDLAGAIATHLPTGLTADCTELDVEPDPSRLLLASRPAFSEKMVATILCKQYKPQMATARAGVFEALPKDTSRTGELIKISNPMTESEIATRVLDFIQDEKRINLEDAEIIVSGGKGLGGPEGFKLLQQLADELGGVVGASRAAVDAGWIDHDHQVGQTGFTVRPKLYFAIGISGAVQHIVGMQNSDVIVAINRDPNAPIFKLANYGIVGDLFHIVPAIIEAVRMKRAVPFKKESAAALEEVKARG
- a CDS encoding glycosyltransferase family 2 protein, producing MYNLTNLTEHSYRMLFFQQALPLHQFLTQMTEILNTIKTEWVLWPPFWEVWRVNNAAALESLLKEIPPTVTIASISNHFPNLEHSSLLRNPLLSNEPILWRNDWLKKQLAIYDRHIPDKSYIPYDIALNTNTTIHYSMETYQRFGLTKLFQSQTVNARRTAEHKLILPILRQQTETNTSYAILTRQPKISIVICAYNESSRIGWAIRSVLKQTYANWELIVIDDGSTDGTHAVVESFPDHRIKLKRLAANRGKAFALNDALTMVEGSYMLELDADDWIPPESIREFVNVLPDIDDTVAILTSNYFRWRRSMKGRLSYEGVEPSAQLEVAQNRAKPIIPRFYRTQALQTLNGWPILDGPLSRLYEDIAICLRLQKTYQIHSIDKPLYHRVIRPTSISQTNQSNYTKWLKNYNELFPSTDCES
- a CDS encoding ferredoxin family protein is translated as MSAAEERKQSIEEKLFTIRYKVDDISHLIIKDQNVCMNCSTKECNYFCPADVYHWADDMTHVAFENCIECGTCRIGCPDYNIEWVYPKGGYGITYKFG
- a CDS encoding FAD-dependent oxidoreductase, which gives rise to MANEKFDAIVIGAGPAGSAAALTMARAGMSVILLERGEFPGAKNIFGGVIYRKQLEDIVPEFWKEAPLERHIVEQRLWLMGRESAFTMGHRNEAYKEPYNCWTGMRVKFDQWFAGKAEQAGAIPIYETVALELIKEGDRVVGVKTDREDGDLYADVVIVADGVNSLIGKKLGIHKEWQPDEVSLAVKEMIQLPKEKIQDRFGLEGDEGVTIEFVGETTPGMAGMGFLYTNKDTISFGVGVMVSDLKKSRVKPYELLENIKKHPMIRKLIQGGETQEYAGHLIPEGGLRSVPQLSGSGWMVCGDAAQLVNFVHREGTNLAMTSGRFAGEAAIEAHKKGDFTHQTLRQYDEKLRNSFIHADLKKYQGLHGLLKEADPELLFNKLPLALNQAAYQMLLVDGVSKAEKQKLALQQLKEAAGGTWNLLRLGYKGWRAMNG